The Thermotoga neapolitana DSM 4359 sequence CAGGTCCGTTGAGATTGCCAAAAAGTACAGAATACCTGTGTACTGTGCTTCTTCTTTTGTTGAAGAGGAGGGAACCATGGTGGTGGAAAGACTTCCCGAATGGTTGGAAGAACCCGTTGTGACGGGTGCAACAATTTCACACGGACAGATAAAAGTTTCGATCTCTTTTCTTCCAAAAGAGGCAGAATACATCACTGCCATATTCGAAGAAGTGGGAAAGCGTTCTCTGAACGTCGATATGATCTCCCTTGTTCCATCGAACGGAAAGGTGTTTCTGTCTTTCACAATACTGGAAGATCACAAAGACGATCTCGACGAGGCGCTCAGAAATGCCTTGAAAAACGTTGAAGGCTGGAAATCCTCCTATGAAGAAGGCTTTGCCAAACTCTCAATCGTCGGTGTTGGAATGAGAACAAGTCCTGGAGTTGCGGCAAGGTTCTTTAGCGCTTTGAAGAGGGTTGGTGTTACTCCAGAACTCGTCACCACGTCTGAGATAAAGATCTCCTGTCTTGTGCCAGAAAAAGATGCTGAAAAAGCTCTGAAGGCGGTGGTTGACGAGTTCGACCTGGCCGAGTAACTGCATCCGGGGAGGTGTGTGCCATTAAAACGTCGAGCACAATGGAAGCACTGAAAAAAGCAGCGGAGATCCACGGGACACCTCTTTATGTGTATTTTGAAGAAACAATACGTGAGCGTGCCCGAAGGGTAAAAGAGGTTTTCCATGGGATAAACCTTCTTCCCACCTTTGCCGTGAAGGCAAACAACAACCCCAATTTGCTTGCAATTCTAAAAGAAGAAGGCTTTGGAATGGATGTGGTGACAAAGGGAGAACTCTTCGCTGCCAGACTCGCTGGAGTTGATCCTTTTCTGATCGTCTGGAACGGAAACGGAAAGAGCAAGGAGGAGATGCTCCACTTTTTGAAAGAAGGAGTAAGAACGATCAACGTTGACTCCTTTGAGGAGATGGAGATGTGGGAAAGTCTGAGTCCAGAAGACGTGAACTTTTTCGTCAGAGTGAATCCGGAGGTGGATGCACGGACTCATCCTCACATCTCCACCGGACTCAAAAAACACAAATTCGGTATTCCTCTGAACATGCTGGACAGTTTCATGAAAAGATTCAAAGGGATGAACATAAAAGGCCTTCATGTTCACATAGGTTCTCAGATAACGAAAGTAGATCCTTTCCTTGAAGCCTATGAAAAGGTGGTAGAAGCCTCCAGAAGATACGGCTTTGAAGAGATCAACATAGGAGGAGGATGGGGAATAGACTACCAGGGAGAAGAACTGAACGTTCAAGAGTATCGGGAAAAGGTTGTACCACTTCTTGATGGATTCAAAAGGGTGTTCGTTGAAATTGGAAGATACATCATCGCTCCTGCCGGCTTTCTAGTGCTGAAAGTCATTCTCGTCAAAAGAGGAGAAAACAAGGTGTTTGTTGTAGTGGATGGTGGAATGAACACACTCATAAGACCTGCCCTGTACTCTGCCCATCACAGGATCTTCGTCTATGGAAAAGAAGGATCAGACTTCAAGGCAGATGTTGTAGGCCCCCTGTGTGAAAGTGGAGACGTGATAGCGTACGATCGAAACCTTCCAGCGGTTGAACCGGGAGATTTCCTGTTTGTGGA is a genomic window containing:
- the lysA gene encoding diaminopimelate decarboxylase, whose product is MEALKKAAEIHGTPLYVYFEETIRERARRVKEVFHGINLLPTFAVKANNNPNLLAILKEEGFGMDVVTKGELFAARLAGVDPFLIVWNGNGKSKEEMLHFLKEGVRTINVDSFEEMEMWESLSPEDVNFFVRVNPEVDARTHPHISTGLKKHKFGIPLNMLDSFMKRFKGMNIKGLHVHIGSQITKVDPFLEAYEKVVEASRRYGFEEINIGGGWGIDYQGEELNVQEYREKVVPLLDGFKRVFVEIGRYIIAPAGFLVLKVILVKRGENKVFVVVDGGMNTLIRPALYSAHHRIFVYGKEGSDFKADVVGPLCESGDVIAYDRNLPAVEPGDFLFVENAGAYGYTMANNYNSTSKPAEVLVKKDGELVLIRRRENIMDIFKDVVM